The proteins below come from a single Sander lucioperca isolate FBNREF2018 chromosome 20, SLUC_FBN_1.2, whole genome shotgun sequence genomic window:
- the LOC116053158 gene encoding uncharacterized protein LOC116053158, with product MGHNPLRPQLKKFRGLLFISTFISIFFLILLLWTYRPFRTAQSLTPYYQATREIPVQLKVTPPGQIAPQGQILSLVEVTGTKTVLVAAYQEHRTEKKEVRVIAVVLRSEKIAYRCILHCQKQLRISSGVSDIHSDHFGFAYGTANIMCPLPSGCETPSHIAVTSAAAFSEDTLTSNMFLEVKNRKAQSDSFPYDFTVCLSTMFDFTNVLQLVQSFEMLQLLGVNRVVVYKTSSSPETQRILDYYTNKGFVEVIPWSLSRFLNVSRGWLPEHGPGDIHYLGQIPALSDCVYRYMYQSRYVALHDMDELILPQSVNSWSELLPLLENRYGADKCYMFENNVFPITVTLRPPNSQPLPPQGCCPGWHNVSGVNILAHLYHEPIISETHYSNFKIIVNPRAVVIPTVHGLRGSQKGCSWVNRNIARMYHTRAPRQTQLTPDKLIYDGRLLSYSTRLTPNVNTVFTESFKTQEILCFENCFAPPAE from the exons GCCTTTCAGGACCGCCCAGTCCTTGACCCCGTACTACCAGGCAACCAGAGAGATCCCAGTGCAGCTGAAAGTGACTCCACCAGGACAAATAG CTCCTCAGGGACAAATATTGTCTCTTGTGGAGGTCACCGGGACCAAGACGGTGCTGGTGGCAGCTTATCAGGAGCACCGCACAGAGAAAAAAGAG GTTCGTGTCATTGCCGTGGTGCTGAGGAGCGAGAAGATTGCCTATCGTTGCATCCTCCATTGTCAGAAGCAACTGCGCATCTCCTCTGGTGTCAGCGACATCCACAGTGATCACTTTGGCTTTGCGTACGGGACAGCGAACATCATGTGTCCTCTCCCCTCAGGCTGTGAGACCCCATCTCATATCGCTGTGACCTCTGCTGCAGCTTTCTCTGAAG ATACACTCACCTCCAACATGTTTTTAGAGGTGAAGAACCGGAAGGCGCAGAGTGACTCCTTTCCTTACGACTTCACCGTCTGCCTCTCCACCATGTTTGATTTCACCAATGTGCTTCAG cTGGTCCAGAGTTTTGAAATGCTGCAGTTACTGGGGGTGAACCGAGTTGTCGTCTATAAGACCAGCAGCAGCCCTGAAACGCAGCGCATACTGGACTACTACACAAACAAAG GTTTCGTAGAGGTGATTCCTTGGTCTCTGTCCAGATTTCTGAATGTATCTCGAGGCTGGCTGCCCGAACACGGTCCAGGTGACATCCACTACCTCGGCCAGATTCCTGCTCTCAGTGACTGTGTTTACAGATACATGTACCAATCCAGATATGTGGCCCTGCATGATATGGACGAGCTGATACTGCCCCAGTCAGTCAACAG TTGGTCGGAGCTGTTGCCTCTGCTGGAAAACAGATATGGCGCTGACAAGTGTTACATGTTTGAGAATAACGTGTTCCCCATCACCGTCACGCTGCGTCCGCCCAACTCCCAACCCCTGCCCCCGCAGGGCTGCTGCCCCGGCTGGCACAATGTGTCCGGGGTCAACATCCTGGCTCACCTGTACCACGAACCCATCATCTCAGAGACCCACTACAGCAACTTCAAGATCATCGTCAACCCCCGGGCTGTGGTCATCCCGACCGTCCACGGACTGCGGGGCTCACAGAAAGGCTGCTCCTGGGTCAACAGGAATATAGCACGGATGTACCACACAAG AGCTCCGAGGCAAACCCAGCTGACACCAGACAAGCTGATTTATGACGGCCGACTGCTGAGCTACAGCACCCGCCTCACACCAAACGTCAATACGGTGTTCACAGAGAGTTTTAAGACACAAGAGATACTCTGCTTTGAAAACTGCTTTGCTCCACCAGCAGAGTGA